TCTTGATTTGCCGGCTGATGTCCGCGTGCAGAATATTCTTGATGATTATCAACCTGACGAGATGCCTGAACAGTTCATGGAAGCCTTCAGTAAAATCGAACGCAGAATTCACACGCCAATTTCCCGGGAAATAAAACAGTATTTGACGAATGGTGATTTCAGAGAAGCGTTTCGTCTTCTCCTCATTCATTATTATGATCCCCGCTATGAGCATGCAATCAGCTCACAGGACGGTGATCACGCCTTTATCCAGGCTGATTCAATGGAAGAGGCATATGAAAAAGTAAAAGCAGCAGCGGATTCATTTCGCCTTACTTCAAGCCGTCAGCACTGATGACGGCTTGATTTTTAACTTTCTGATGAGCAGGTGATGACATGAATGTGCTATGGGTGGGAATAGGTGGTGCTGCAGGGGTCTGCCTCAGGGCTTTAGTGAACATACTGATCCAGAGCAGCTTTCCTTTTTCGACACTTCTCGTAAATCTTTTAGGCTCATTTTTACTCGGACTGCTATCAACGGCTCCTGTTCGAATGAGTAAGGGCATCAGACTTGCGCTGACCACCGGACTGATCGGTTCTTTTACCACTCTGTCAGCTGTCAGTGCTGAATTGTTCGTCTTTTTACAAGAGGCACAATATGGGTTTGCTATTCTTTATTTCGCTGTAAGTCTGGCAGGTGGATTTATTTTGGCATTTTGCGGTATCAGGGCAGGTGAACGGATATGAATATTTTATTGCTGGGAGCCGGTGGATTTTTTGGCGCCATAGCTCGTTACATCATTTCTACATATGGTAATAAAACATTTCCCTACGGAACGCTTACAGTCAATCTTCTCGGTTCTTTCCTGCTTGGAATAGCTGTTGCAATCGAACTTTCTACCGTGTATAACGTGCTATTTGCCACAGGATTTCTTGGTGCATTCACCACCTTTTCAACGATGCAGATTGAAGCATTGAAGCTTTTTGATGATAAGAAGCGGTTCAAGGCGACGGCTTATTTAATACTGACATTTTCGGCAGGAACTTTAGCTGCAGCGCTTGGATATATGCTGGTTATCTTCTAAAACGCGAAAAAATCCCTGGCAGCTGCCAGAGATGTCCGCAATTCATTTATGTGGGAAAGAATGTATGCCCTCTTAATCGCCAATTCGGGTGGTTGGATCCTTTTCTTTAAGAAAGCCGCTGTCTTTCCGGCAGTCACTACAATGCAGCAAAATAGCGGTTCATTTATCCGCCACCCCACCGTTGTTTTACGTGGTCACAAAGAATATTTACCCACGGTTTCCGAGATTAAAACCACCTTAAACACATTGATGCTATTCTCCCAGATTGAACTGCCATGAGATACCAAAGCGGTCTGTTATCTGGCCATAAAGCTCACTCCAGAAGGTCTTCTGAAGGTCCATTTGAACAACTCCGCCTTCTTTGATCCGATCAAACTGAGCTCTGAGTTTTTCTTCCTCATTTATGACTACAGCAAGGGTTATGTTATCACCCTTTGTTAAAGCAGAACCAGGGAAAGTATCCGAAAACATAACATCGCTTCCGTTGATATTCAACTTCCCGTGCATTACCCGTTGCTTTTCTTCCTCACTTAGAGGATGTGCCGGATGTGCCGGTGCTTCCCCGAATGTCATGATTTCCGCCTGATCCGTTTTAAAAACGTCCTGATAAAAATTAATTGCTTCCTTTGCATTCCCATCAAAAACCATATATACGTTAATAGCCATTGAGTATCCCCCCTGACTCATTATTTCGATAAAATCAGCGAGATTTCCTTCTATAGCTTTTAGTTTTAGAATTTCTCAATTACACTATAAAAAAGAATAAAGGAGCGTACCAAATGAACCAAAAAGAAAAAGAAGCTTTTATTATCAAACAGTATCAGGAAGATGAACAAGTCATGGTACGCATATTCATTCAATGGTGCCATGAGCATAATCTGGACCCTGAAAAAGTTTACCATGAGGCTTATCCTGCACAGGCTCCTAACCCTCTTTTAAAGAAACTGAAAGAAGAAAGCGAAGTGTTCGATATGACCGTAGATTCCGGAACACTTATCAATGTTCTGCAGGTATTCGGGAATGACGACCTTGCTTTTGTGGTTTCAGAGCATGCAAAAAAATAACGTCAGGCTGCTACGGCAGCAACCTGAAGAAATTCCTCCATTCATGCGGAAGCTGATCTACACCAACCGCCTGTAGATTCTCATCCTCACCAGTAATAACTACCTGCCAGTACAAATCTGATTGTACCGGTTCAGACCGTTCTCTCTCTTAAGGTATCCACATTTAAGAAGGTTAATTTTTCTCTCAGTCTATTTTTTTCAACATCATTTAAGCCTGAAGGTATAAAATCAACTTTCTCATCATTGACGATTCCGGATCTTAATATATGCCCTTTTTCGAAATCAATAATTGTACGATAGGAAGTCCCCACTGTCCCGGAAATCCGGATCTCAAGCTGCTTCAGTTTTTTACTGTCCAAGCCCCTCACTCCG
This region of Jeotgalibacillus malaysiensis genomic DNA includes:
- a CDS encoding glyoxalase, which encodes MAINVYMVFDGNAKEAINFYQDVFKTDQAEIMTFGEAPAHPAHPLSEEEKQRVMHGKLNINGSDVMFSDTFPGSALTKGDNITLAVVINEEEKLRAQFDRIKEGGVVQMDLQKTFWSELYGQITDRFGISWQFNLGE